A DNA window from Deinococcus multiflagellatus contains the following coding sequences:
- a CDS encoding OsmC family protein, translating to MKKTLNVTWLGEQRYLGVSESGHQLLIDNSAVKVGVSPMEALLGALATCTAYDVVEIMQKRRTPLSRYRIEVEGERAETTPKRYTHITVRHIASGPGITEEALHRAAHLSHEKYCSVAASMNSEIVVETRVETEETAPPA from the coding sequence ATGAAAAAGACCCTGAACGTGACCTGGCTGGGCGAGCAGCGCTACCTGGGCGTGAGCGAGAGCGGCCACCAGCTCCTGATTGACAACAGCGCCGTGAAGGTGGGGGTTTCGCCCATGGAGGCGCTGCTGGGTGCCCTGGCCACCTGCACCGCCTACGATGTGGTGGAGATCATGCAAAAGCGCCGCACGCCGCTGTCGCGCTACCGCATTGAGGTTGAAGGCGAGCGCGCCGAGACCACCCCGAAGCGCTACACGCACATCACCGTGCGCCACATCGCCAGCGGCCCCGGCATTACAGAAGAGGCCCTGCACCGCGCCGCGCACCTCAGCCATGAGAAATACTGCTCGGTGGCCGCCTCCATGAACAGCGAGATCGTGGTGGAAACGCGCGTGGAGACGGAGGAGACCGCCCCCCCCGCCTGA